agGTAGCCAGAGCTCAGTTGAAGAGAGTGGACTCCGTGAGAGACTTGGGAGTGCACATGCAAAGCAGCTTGTGGTTCAGGGACCATGTTGTCAGTGCATGTAAAAAGGCGTTCAAAATTCTGGGCTTTGTACTCCGCCGAGCAGTAAGCTTCTCAGACATGAAAGCCGTCTCGGCACTGTACAATGCTCTGGTAAGAAGCCAATTAGAATATAACGCGGCAATATGGGCTCCGCATGAGGCCAAATACAGCATCATGATagaaaggatacaaaataagTTTACTAGATACTTATACTGGAAACGGTATGGAATGTATCCTTTCTATCCGCTGATGTATCCCACACTTTTGGTGATTGGCATGGTCGGTTACGACAAATTAGAAACTCGCAGGAATCTGGCGCTTGCGTGCTACTTGCTTCGGGTTCTCCGCGGTAGTATCTGCAACCCGGACATTTTACAAATGTTCAAGCTGACAGGTACACCGAGCGGCGGCGGCAACCACAGCTGCTGGCCGAGCCAACTGGCAGGACGAATCTGCTCCGTAAGGCACCTCTCAGCCGTACTATACACGTTCTGAATCTCGTTGCCGACAAAACAGATCTTTGCCCTATGTGGGAATTGTCAAAAtcgtgtttatatgtattgtgTTATGTAATggattgaattttaattttaattattgtgtaaTGACATATTGAAATCTAAATTGACCATTGTGTattgtaagtaattgtaataaatttaattatttagttaagtagtaataaggattatttttaatttaaggttaAGGCACTATTGTATTAGAGTTACCTGTAAGGATAgttgctgtatttaataaaataaaataaaatatccggccagataccggatagtaactttGCTTGGTTTCAgagtaaacaaattggatttaagaaacGGTCATGGTCATAATCCAActcattcattatttaaaaacaatttaaacattccaCTCACTTACATGCGCACTCATTTCGAACCTAATAATGAGTCCGTGCGAATGTTCACTACGAAATAGGTCAAGACCTGCACAATGCACACCTGAAAAACCgaatagtaggtatatttccACCGGCCGATGGTCAGGCCGAACATCTGGTATCCGTCCAAACAACTATCTGTTGCATCTCTAATAACTATACAGTACTAGAAAATTTTATAATTCTGCTGTTAAATGATTAAGTATCACAAGAACAAGTAGCTCAGTgttaaacaggaaaaaaaattaccaggTATCCATTTGGTAACTGCATTGATGAGAAATTGTGAATCTGTATTAATGGTTAGTTTCTTGATTCCGTTTTGGAGTGCAATCTTGATGGCAAGTGTTGCTGCTTGAATCTCTCCACAGTTGTTGGTGGCTCGGCCAGAGACTGGCTGGCTTCTGTTGAGTGGGTGGTTGTCACACCAGTACACCCCGAGACCAGCTCGAGCACCCTGTTTGCCATTGGCTGAGCAAGCACCATCTGTATAGACTTGTACATAACCTTCATTATCTATTTCAAACTCAATGTTTTCagcatgtttatatttttttggctGTGGTGGTTCTGTTAAAGTAGATTTTTTAACTTCAGCATGGGGACCGGCCGCTAGAGCAGACATGCTTATCTTATCTATGCCTTTGGCAAAATTGTTTACTCGTTTCTCTAGATCGTCCATTTGCTTATTTAATATAACCTCTAGGTCGTCTTCGGATGAATCCGAATTAACCTCATTGGTCCACAAAGAGCTTTTGTTCTGATAATGATTGTTGTTCTTGGACGATGTGCTATAAGATCTCTTAAGATTTTTATTGGTGCCGCTTTGGTAATTATTGTAAGTGGATTTGTTTCCATAGCTACCACCGTAGTAAGAATTAGAGCGGATGAATTCATTAGCGTCCGATTCAGTTTCGAACTTTTTGTACTTCGCTCCAGAGAAACCTTTAACTTGGGCTTCGCAATCAGCCCATGAATTATAAATACCTGTACTTCGGCCTTTTGCAACGGCGTAAAACGGCATTTTTACGATTTTCGGCGTCCTGCAGATAAAGTATTCACTAATTCTGGTTTCAAGAAAGCAGATCTTTAGCGTTTTTCGATAGATACCCGACATTCGGTAAATTGTgtttcttttcttattttttttagcgAACCCGAACGGCCCGAACCACAGACTAGCTAGAATACTAGAAACAGAGAGAGTAgaggtattgtattgtattgtagttgggggattttccgcaactcgacgactggcgcctattttgcgtgacatgggggtgggctagtcctgccagcccagctagtcgaggaaacctatcaaacctttgatgttgagtaggacctcggggaggtctctcggggatccgagatgttttgccctgtatggggccactccgctgcactccagcaccacgtgagaggctgtttcttctgtctccatgcatcctctgcataggggactgtctgtgacacctgttataaaaagatgtttgttaaatagtccatgacctgttatgacactggttaccatgctcagtcgggtctttcctaattgaaggagcacccttgtgagctttccgttgatgccaggcatggcttgtttggcctgtctgcacccagtctggtttagccaatgttttgtgtgtagtttccctgtacgtgccagcagcattgagcgtaccttgctaaacggtatcgggagggaGGTAGGGTAGGAGGTAGTAGAGGTAACGGGAGATGACCAAACGAGatgctcttatggaactttcagtaggagaagcagagaaagcgctgttattgtttgtccttgtcacagtctcacatttttttattccccaccgtaaatttagtatggtttatggtgggctacaaatctagtcatagatatagtatatacaagtaat
The Cydia strobilella chromosome Z, ilCydStro3.1, whole genome shotgun sequence genome window above contains:
- the LOC134754368 gene encoding ribonuclease H1 codes for the protein MSGIYRKTLKICFLETRISEYFICRTPKIVKMPFYAVAKGRSTGIYNSWADCEAQVKGFSGAKYKKFETESDANEFIRSNSYYGGSYGNKSTYNNYQSGTNKNLKRSYSTSSKNNNHYQNKSSLWTNEVNSDSSEDDLEVILNKQMDDLEKRVNNFAKGIDKISMSALAAGPHAEVKKSTLTEPPQPKKYKHAENIEFEIDNEGYVQVYTDGACSANGKQGARAGLGVYWCDNHPLNRSQPVSGRATNNCGEIQAATLAIKIALQNGIKKLTINTDSQFLINAVTKWIPGWKRRGWKLSSGMAVKNEIDFKDLDSVMHKLLIRWNYVKAHNGKHGNEMADRLAKAGATMYHVQ